AAGTCAGCAAGATAGGCGTCCGAATCGTAACCGACTGACGCTACCGCGGGCGGCTTTACACGATGAGGGAACTTCTGGCCTTAAGAACGTTCTTAATCACTATCATGATGCATGAAATAGCGCGTCGCTGAACGATATCCCTTTGATATAAAAACCTAACAGCGGCGTCCATAGGGATTAAGGATGTGAACGGCAAGACTCGATTTCTTTCGGTGATGATGCTCATGGCGCTGGGCGTAGCGGCAGCCGATCTCAGCATCGCCGGTTTGGTCCATAGACTTTTAATTGGATAATTTCAACGTGACGCAGCAGGAACAAGAAAAAGACATTCTGGGGAAAATACTGGTGACGGTGTCCGCGCTTTGCCTGATTCTGGTGGCGGCGTTCCTGATCTGGGGATTCGTGCTGGATTGACGCCGCGCGACGCTCAGACATAAAAAAAACCGCCGCGGCGGTTTTTTTTATGGGTCAGGCGATCAGATCTTGCAACCTTCGCAGTCCGCTTCGTCTTCGAGGAACTCGGGGACCTCTTTTACCTTCTGCGCCGCTTTTTCTTCGGCTTTCGCCAGTTCGGCATCGATATCAAAATCGAAAATATCATCACTCATCGCTTGGTCCTCATTCTGCTTCGCGTTCAAACGCTGAGTATAATCGACAAGCCGCCGGCCGGAAACCTTTCAGTTTGCCGCCGCCAGCTGAGGTGTTTCATCCTGCGGCTTTTTTCCGTAGGCCATGTCGTACACGTCGTAGAAGTCGATTTCGCCCTTGTTACCGATGATAACCCGCATCTTCTGTTTCAGCGCGGCACCGATAGAGGGCTCATCCAGCAGTTGCTGCACCGCATAAGGCGACAGCGCACGGGTGAAGTACCACTCGCCGTTGTAGCAAACTCGCAGATCCAGCACCCCGATGTCCTCGAAGCGGTACACCGGCCGGATCTCGATCAGCAGCATGGCGAACATGAACAGCACGAAAGCGGTGAAGCCCAGGAAGGCATATATCCCCATGTACGGCACCTGATACATCACGGCGATCACCGCGAAATAACCGGCAAACATGGCAAGGCACAGATAGCGGTGAGTGCGGGCGAATTCGCTGTTGAAGCGCGGCTTGCCGTCCCGCCCTTCACGCCGATTGATCTGTTCAATCTCTTTAACCAAGATGCTTTTAATCGCGTCCATCGTTACAACCTTATGCTGGAAACAGCATTGCCATCAAATCTCACCGCTAAAAGTAACACAAGTACAGTTTTGCCGGGTAGATCAGTTAGCCAACTTAATGGCGGCAACTGTTATAGTTCGGCTTCAGCGCGGCTGGGCGGCTTTGCCTTGCGCAAACATGAACATGCGCTGGGCGACGTCGTCGGCCTGTTTGATTTTTTGCTTTTGCGGTTCGTTGCTGCGTTGAATGGCGCGGGCGTAAGCGATTTCATGGGCCTGATCGATCATCGCGATGATCCGGTCACGCTCGGTCTTCTCCATATTGCCCAACATGGTGGTGATAATCGCCTGGTAAGCGTTGGACGCGGCGCTCAGCGCTTTCTCTCTCGCCTCAAGGGCGGCGACGCGTTGCAAGAGCTCCTGCAGTTGCTCGGAGTGAGACATATCGACCTCCTGTTGCCGGGCAGCAAGCCTGCCTGATTACAGTTTAGCAAAGGATCGAAAGAGAAAGAGGAAGGAAAGCCAGCGGTTACGGTAAAGCACACCCGAAAATCCCAACGAGGAGCCGATAGTGCAAATCAACCCGGGTGCGCTTTACGATAAGCGCGGTGAGATGAAGGAAAGAAAGCTGGCGCGCTATGCAGGACTCGAACCCGCGTCTATCAATTTTCAAGCCAAAACAAGCCATTATAAAACCAATCACTCTGCCAACTGAGTTAATAGCGCGTTCCTTCGCTTCGGGGCGCCATTATCCATAACAACATTATGGACTCAAGCTTTTTCAGCATAATGCCCTGAATTTACAGATAAGTCTTAGGTTATCGATAGCGTTATGGCATTACGGCAGCTCAATAATCCGATAATCGCCGGCCATGAGCGGCTTGCACAAAATCTTGTAGCCATCGCTATCAAAATGGCTGGCCGCACTCTGGAGCCGCTGCGCCTGCGCCAGATTGCCGACCGAGCCCAGATAAAACCAATTGTGTATCACATGGTACTGACGCAGCGTCTCGCCCTGCTCCTCCAGCGCCACACGCCCGGCGAACGGCCAACAGGCGATGCGCAACTGCTCAAGCGCCGCGCTGAGCCGCAGAGCATGTTCCTGCGCCGACTCCAGGCCACAGCAGGCGCCGGCGCACTTGCGCAGGCTGTAACGGAAACAGGCTCGCCCGGCGGGCAGCTTGTCGATCCCCAGCTTGCCGTAACACAATCGATGCTCGTCGGCGATGGCGCGCAGCTTTTCCAGCGCGGCGTGGCGATTGGCAAACAGCCCGTAGAGATCGGGCGTGACGGCGAAGTCGATCTCTTTGGCGTGAGCAATCGTCACCGCATCAGCCTGTAAACGCAACGCGCACAGCTGCTTCGAGCGCCGCAGGCGTTTGTTGAACAGCGGCTGTTGTTGTTTGATCAACTGCGCCTCCAGCAGCAGTGCCCCCAACTCGCCGGCGGTCTCGACAAAGCTGATACGCCGGGTTTGGCGCAGCATTTTTGCCTCCTCCTGCGCGCGAAAATGCGCCATCACCCGGCTGCGTATATTGACGCTTTTACCGATGTAAAGCGGTAGGCTTTCGCTCTCGCCGTGGAACATATAGACGCCGGGGCCCTTGGGCAACGGTGCCAAGCAGGCGCGCAGGTGCTCCGGGTATTGATAAATGTCGAGTTCCGGCTCGAGGCGGTTTGGCATCATGGCGGTGGTATTATCCTGCTGATGAATGAGTACTGGTTTTTTACCCAGTATAACGCCCAACGCAGCCGGTTGCACACCCGGCGGATAATAACTCACCGTGATCTTTAGCGGGAAAGCCTTTACTATCCCCTTTCCAGCGGGAAAGCGCCTCACGTTTAGCGCCAGTTCAAGCTGGCGCTGCCATGATGGCAGACTGGAACCGCCGCTTTTATCGTTATGGAAAACCTGGGTATGTCATCACTGAAACTCCCCTCCCGCCGTCTGGCGTTGATCGCCGCCATCGTTTTCATCGCCGTCGCCGTCGCGCTGGCCATCTTTTGGCAACGCCCGCCGCAGCAGGATTACGTTACCGCGCCGGCCCGCCTGGGCGATATCGAAAACGCCGTGCTGGCCACCGGGCGGCTGGATGCCATCGAACGCGTCAACGTCGGCGCCCGCGTCTCCGGCGAAGTCAAATCGCTGAAGGTCAAGCTGGGCGATCGCGTCACCAAAGGGCAACCGATCGCCGACATCGACGATCAGCAACAGCGCAACGATCTGCGCAACGCCGAGGCGGCGCTGAACGTAGTCAAAGCCAATATGTTAGCCAAACAGGCCTTGCTGAAACAGGCGGAGTCGCGTTTCAAACGCCAGCGCCGCATGCTGAACGACGAAGCCAGTTCGCGGGAAGACTTCGAAACCGCCGAAGCCTCACTCGCCACCACTCGCGCCGATCTGCAGGCGCTCAATGCGCAGTTGGTGCAATCGCAGATCGAAGTCGACAAGAAAAAAATCGATCTGGGCTATACCCGCGTGGTCGCGCCGATGGACGGCATCGTCATCGCCGTGGTGACGCAGCAGGGGCAAACGGTCAACTCCAGCCAAAGCGCGCCGACCATCGTCAAGCTGGCGCGGTTGGATATGATGACCATCAAGGCGCAGATCTCCGAAGCCGACATCAC
Above is a window of Serratia nematodiphila DZ0503SBS1 DNA encoding:
- a CDS encoding YlaC family protein; this translates as MDAIKSILVKEIEQINRREGRDGKPRFNSEFARTHRYLCLAMFAGYFAVIAVMYQVPYMGIYAFLGFTAFVLFMFAMLLIEIRPVYRFEDIGVLDLRVCYNGEWYFTRALSPYAVQQLLDEPSIGAALKQKMRVIIGNKGEIDFYDVYDMAYGKKPQDETPQLAAAN
- a CDS encoding sigma-S stabilization anti-adapter protein IraP — encoded protein: MSHSEQLQELLQRVAALEAREKALSAASNAYQAIITTMLGNMEKTERDRIIAMIDQAHEIAYARAIQRSNEPQKQKIKQADDVAQRMFMFAQGKAAQPR
- the cho gene encoding excinuclease Cho, encoding MMPNRLEPELDIYQYPEHLRACLAPLPKGPGVYMFHGESESLPLYIGKSVNIRSRVMAHFRAQEEAKMLRQTRRISFVETAGELGALLLEAQLIKQQQPLFNKRLRRSKQLCALRLQADAVTIAHAKEIDFAVTPDLYGLFANRHAALEKLRAIADEHRLCYGKLGIDKLPAGRACFRYSLRKCAGACCGLESAQEHALRLSAALEQLRIACWPFAGRVALEEQGETLRQYHVIHNWFYLGSVGNLAQAQRLQSAASHFDSDGYKILCKPLMAGDYRIIELP
- a CDS encoding efflux RND transporter periplasmic adaptor subunit, giving the protein MENLGMSSLKLPSRRLALIAAIVFIAVAVALAIFWQRPPQQDYVTAPARLGDIENAVLATGRLDAIERVNVGARVSGEVKSLKVKLGDRVTKGQPIADIDDQQQRNDLRNAEAALNVVKANMLAKQALLKQAESRFKRQRRMLNDEASSREDFETAEASLATTRADLQALNAQLVQSQIEVDKKKIDLGYTRVVAPMDGIVIAVVTQQGQTVNSSQSAPTIVKLARLDMMTIKAQISEADITRISPGQKAYFTIFSDPDKRYDATLRTIELAPESVMKDDSLAGTSSASGSGTSNASVYYNALLDVPNPENRLRIAMTAQVSLLLGDAKNTLLVPIQAVHKTEGKVQQVQVLTQDQRLETREVTTGITNNVDIQILSGLKAGETVVLSQPAAKSAEDGIFL